In the Topomyia yanbarensis strain Yona2022 chromosome 3, ASM3024719v1, whole genome shotgun sequence genome, one interval contains:
- the LOC131691641 gene encoding endoplasmic reticulum metallopeptidase 1-like — protein MFRSYRDKLRLKADRAAETDENYGLTISIVWSFIITAIVIGIYFLVYLNWSSLPTGLTIAEEQANPGRFIAQVAKNNLAVLTSNGPRVGGSANNEIFTVNFLRSTIEAIIAKANPVHKFELEVQQQDGYMYLDYTVYPQTSVYQGIQNVVVKVTPAGSPEPQNYLMLSSHFDSVPQSPGAGDDGTMTVVMLEILRQISMDTTPYQHGIVFVFNSPEENTLQGAHAFMAHHRWWENVRAFINMDVAANGGREIMFQAGPKFSFLMEYYRDHVPHPFCTAIAEEMFQADLVPSETDFYVYSKMGGKPGMDFAHSTWGYLYHTAYDALDTIPLESLQHTGDNVLSLVRALAKAPELSDIDNYKGSKAIFFDFLNWFLVYYPDWAGILINSLMAALGLGLIGGSLWIMSRNSDVSFGRMMCQFSVNLGVQLLSIGVGIGFSMLMAVIIHAAGGAMFWFTEAWLIFGIYMCPFLICTILGPVLLVRFYKIDDILLHTRILLFIFAQQLIYIIILIVMTAMAVRSAYVFVIVVIFVNVSTIVNMIIRFKNFHWIYIHLIGQIFPIAYYSSLSLTMFSTFIPMQNRGSAETNPEIMIGLSGVLIILLISTFLTPFIAMMRKPFIYFGVVVLFWIICIIVMVTSVGFPYRAETSPQRYYVFHIERNFYNYNNQLRRSDSHFYIHPQDVHTPGYIMDIVPEMQRATQLGEECDRELYCGIPFYQNQFHARRNVAWWLTAGRPNLPTPVAFQFVSEERILPNVTRYDFTVQGTDHMSFYVSPIQPNKLLEWSFSEMVPRSGYPWNGQDVHFINYVHGIDDSPYSFWVLIEHEGEKPTNEPSFHLNIVAQYMHHEEFRTAEFKQFIDNFPDYAHVVAYPSYLESRVF, from the exons ATGTTTAGATCATATAGGGATAAGCTGCGGCTCAAGGC CGATCGAGCAGCGGAAACGGATGAAAACTACGGTTTGACCATATCCATCGTGTGGTCTTTCATCATCACCGCGATAGTGATCGGGATTTACTTCCTGGTGTATCTGAACTGGAGCTCCCTTCCGACCGGTCTGACGATAGCGGAAGAACAGGCCAATCCTGGTCGATTCATAGCACAAGTAGCCAAAAACAATCTAGCCGTCCTAACCAGCAATGGCCCCCGGGTAGGTGGCAGTGCTAATAACGAAATTTTCACCGTTAACTTCCTGCGTTCAACGATCGAAGCCATCATAGCCAAAGCAAACCCGGTTCACAAGTTCGAACTGGAAGTTCAACAGCAGGACGGCTATATGTATCTCGACTACACGGTATATCCGCAGACCAGCGTGTACCAGGGAATTCAGAATGTGGTAGTGAAAGTCACACCGGCGGGAAGTCCCGAACCGCAAAACTATCTGATGCTCAGTTCACACTTTGACAGTGTGCCGCAGAGTCCGGGTGCCGGTGATGACGGAACGATGACCGTGGTAATGTTGGAAATACTGAGGCAGATTTCGATGGATACTACCCCGTATCAGCACGGAATTGTGTTCGTTTTCAACAGCCCGGAGGAGAACACGCTGCAGGGTGCTCATGCGTTTATGGCGCATCACCGCTGGTGGGAGAACGTGCGGGCCTTTATCAATATGGATGTGGCAGCCAACGGTGGCCGTGAGATTATGTTCCAGGCCGGGCCGAAGTTTTCGTTTCTGATGGAG TATTACAGAGACCACGTACCACATCCCTTCTGCACGGCCATCGCCGAAGAGATGTTCCAGGCAGATTTGGTTCCCTCGGAAACTGACTTCTACGTGTACAGCAAAATGGGCGGTAAGCCGGGAATGGACTTCGCACACAGCACCTGGGGTTACCTGTACCATACGGCGTACGATGCGCTGGATACGATCCCGCTGGAATCTCTTCAGCACACCGGAGATAACGTGCTATCGCTAGTTCGCGCACTAGCCAAGGCACCGGAACTGTCCGATATCGATAACTACAAGGGTAGCAAAGCGATCTTCTTCGATTTCCTGAACTGGTTCTTGGTATACTATCCCGACTGGGCAGGAATACTGATAAACTCACTGATGGCTGCTTTGGGCTTGGGACTGATTGGTGGATCGCTCTGGATTATGTCGAGAAATTCGGACGTCAGCTTCGGTCGAATGATGTGCCAATTTAGTGTAAATCTAGGTGTGCAGCTGCTATCGATTGGAGTGGGAATCGGTTTCTCCATGCTGATGGCGGTGATCATCCATGCGGCAGGTGGTGCAATGTTCTGGTTCACCGAAGCTTGGTTGATTTTTGGGATATATATGTGCCCATTCCTCATCTGTACCATACTGGGGCCTGTTTTGCTCGTTCGATTCTACAAGATC GACGACATCTTACTCCACACGCGCATACTGCTGTTCATCTTCGCTCAGCAATTGATCTACATTATTATACTTATCGTGATGACTGCCATGGCAGTCCGGTCAGCCTACGTGTTTGTCATAGTTGTGATATTTGTCAACGTTTCTACGATCGTCAACATGATCATCCGATTCAAGAATTTCCACTGGATCTACATTCACCTGATCGGGCAGATTTTTCCCATCGCTTACTATTCTTCACTCTCCCTGACCATGTTCAGTACCTTCATCCCGATGCAGAATCGTGGTAGTGCGGAAACTAACCCGGAGATAATGATCGGTTTATCCGGTGTGTTAATTATACTACTGATAAGCACTTTTCTGACCCCTTTCATCGCCATGATGAGGAAGCCATTCATTTACTTTGGAGTGGTTGTCCTCTTTTGGATAATTTGCATCATCGTCATGGTTACGTCGGTTGGATTCCCCTACAGAGCCGAGACATCACCTCAACGATACTATGTCTTT CACATCGAACGGAACTTTTACAACTACAATAACCAACTGAGGCGCTCGGATAGTCACTTCTACATACACCCACAGGATGTTCATACCCCTGGCTATATAATGGACATCGTTCCGGAGATGCAACGGGCAACTCAACTAGGTGAAGAATGCGATCGAGAATTGTACTGTGGGATTCCGTTCTACCAGAACCAATTCCACGCTCGAAGAAACGTCGCCTGGTGGCTAACTGCGGGACGACCGAATTTGCCAACCCCGGTGGCATTCCAATTCGTCAGTGAGGAACGAATTTTACCAAACGTCACAAGGTACGACTTCACCGTGCAGGGAACGGATCATATGAGCTTCTATGTATCCCCGATTCAGCCTAATAAACTATTGGAATGGAGTTTTAGTGAGATGGTCCCTCGCAGTGGATATCCCTGGAATGGACAGGACgttcactttatcaattatgtGCATGGAATCGACGATTCGCCCTACTCATTTTGGGTTCTCATCGAGCACGAAGGGGAGAAACCGACTAACGAACCCAGCTTCCATTTGAATATTGTCGCCCAGTACATGCACCACGAGGAGTTCCGGACCGCCGAATTCAAACAATTCATAGATAACTTCCCCGATTACGCCCATGTCGTAGCGTATCCAAGCTATCTGGAAAGTCGAGTGTTTTAA